In the Telopea speciosissima isolate NSW1024214 ecotype Mountain lineage chromosome 2, Tspe_v1, whole genome shotgun sequence genome, one interval contains:
- the LOC122652896 gene encoding inorganic pyrophosphatase 2-like: protein MPWNSLMDRMMRELHSQGITIEQTEDCLKRAPLHPRIITAIKSAYALGCELRILSDTNRFFIEIILKHHGLMDYFSEINTNPGFVDEEGRLRICPFHDLG, encoded by the exons ATGCCTTGGAACTCTCTCATG GATAGGATGATGAGGGAGCTTCACTCTCAAGGGATTACAATCGAGCAGACTGAGGACTGTTTGAAACGGGCTCCATTGCATCCCCGGATCATAACAGCCATTAAATCAGCCTACGCTCTTGG GTGTGAATTGAGGATTCTGAGCGATACAAATCGATTCTTCATCGAGATAATCCTGAAACATCATGGGCTGATGGATTACTTCTCTGAGATTAACACGAACCCAGGTTTTGTCGATGAAGAAGGGAGGCTTAGGATCTGCCCTTTCCATGATTTAGGTTAG